The genomic window TGACCTCAAATTCTAAGCCAGCTTCACCCTCAATACCACCCTTACTTAAATTTATACAGTCATCATTGCAACTTCAAACCTAAACAATCACCTGAATCCCAGCCTTTACCTAAGTAAACACTTTATCTCATTCCCAACTTTTAATCCAGATCCCGAGTGCAACCTTGCCCCAACTAACCTTACCCTATCTGAACAGTGTGATATTCTCATGCAACAATGTCAGTCATCATCACTTAGCCAGGTGACTCTTGTGGCTCCATAGAGTcagacactatttttttttttagattttctttttgcaaggcaatggggttgagtggcttgcccaaggccacatggctaggtaattattaagtgtctgaggttggatttgaacccagatactcctgactccaaggttggtgctctatccactgcaccacctagccaccccagagtcAGACACTATTTAATAATATTGATACAGGAAATCAGACATTGGGTTCATTCAATTTGTTACAatgcaattcaattcagcaaatatataAGTCTCTACTAAGTGGAAACCCAAGCACTCAGGACACAAAAGGAATACCTTATGACCTACCACAGAATCTTTACACAAGTTATCCACTGAGACTAGAGGACATTTCCTTCTTATCTCTACAAGACACAAGCCCctcattttccttcaaaatataaCTAGTCATCTGAGGCATTTCCTGACCCACCCATTGGTCACTCTCtccttcttaaaatttatttttgctatcAATTGAcaatgcaattattaagtgcccactgtTTGCCAGGTAATGTAGTAGGCATTGATGATGAGgcattgacaaaaaaaaagaaaattccttgcCTCAAAGAACTAATATTTTAGTAGGGGAGACATATAAGGAGTCATGCCATGGAAGACCAAGAGAGCTGGCCTTGAATCCAGAAAGACCCTGGTTTAAGATTCACCTCTGGGAGACTGTGTCCAGTGGAGTTATGTCACTTAGCCTCTCAGCTGTCTTGGTCAATGCATCAAGGATTCCTgcaggctgcatattgacttagaaaaccacagattagtattatatatgttgtatatttattttgtcaaacatttctcaattatattttaatttggttccagtctgttttttaagtttttttgtaaagcatttcTTTATGTGATTAATGATAGCTAtcaattgctttgatttttttttaaactttttaaattttatttaaggcaatagttaaatgacttgcccaaggtcacacagataagcaaGTATTAAgatttgtctgaggctggaattgaactcagatcctcctgattccagggccagtgctctatccactgcaccacctagctgcccagcctTAGGAGTTTTGCTTGGCTGTTTGAGGCTGACCCCTGTGCTCTGCTACTCTCTAAGATAATAAATTTTAGAAGAGGCATTCCTCAGCATTGGTAAAGGGTGTTCCCTTGCCTAGAAATCCAGTGTCTCAAGGAAAGCACAAATCTAGTTCCTATCCCTTTGTAgatagaataaaaaggaaatttaggtGGGTAAGCACTAGCATCTGGGGAGAAGAGCTCATAGAGTGATGCCTGAGTTGAACATTAAAGggctaaggattctaagaggcaggaTAAATTTGCAAGGAAGAGATGTGGCATTCTGGGCACAAGATGGCATAGACAAGTCACTGAAACAAGAGAAGATAAACGAACAAAGGGCACATTCAGTCAGCTGAGTTTGCGAAGGGGAGGATGGTGAGAGAAAGATTGtggaatcatagattcagagcagGAAGGTCACTAAATGCAATCTTTTGacaatgaggaaatcaaggcacagaggttaagctacttgcccagggtcccaaagCTAGTGTCTGGGTAGAACCTGAACACAGTACCCTATCCACTATACCAGAAACCTAGATTGGGGACAGATTGTAGGCCTTGAATGCTGATTGGAAAAGCCACCTGTTGCTCAAAGGCTCCCAGCTGAGTATCAGGGTGCTAACCTGACCCCAGGAGTTTGTTCTTGATCCCCCTTGGCTCACCCCTGCAAACACCAGTCCCATTGTCCACTCTGGGATTTAGAGCAATAACCTTCACCCTCCCCCCAACTCCTTGATTCTTTCTGATTTCCTCAAACTGCCTGGAGAAAAGATGTAGTGATTGGTCCTAagttccctcctccctccccaccttcccctCTCCATAGGAATCAAGGATTCATTCTCCCAGCGTTCTCTCCAACAGGTCCTCAAGTGATGTCCCCACTTCTTGCCTATATCATATCCCACACCCCCCCCTGCCCAAATCAATTTGGCATCACTGGAGTTCAGGGCAGCTGGTGTGTGTGGGTGGCTGGAGATgctcccagaaaaaaaaagaggcaagggaaagaggagcctctgaggaaaggaaatggagctGGGCAACTGAGCTCCTTGCCCTCTGTCCTTGGAATGGATAATAGGAAACATTAAGATGGAGTGAGTGGCTCTCCCATGCCTGGTGCCAAtgttcccccacacacacctgcCAGGATTTCTCCTATTCTCATCTTCTCTCAATTCCATACCCTATTCTGTCATCCTCTTATCATTCTTCTCCTATCAGCTGCCCCTTCCCATCCAACCAACTACCAGACTCCATCTCACTAGTTGCTGGGTCTTTCCTCCCATTCACCATACTACCTTTCTACCTGTCATCCTGTGTGTCTAGGTTCTCCGTAAAAACTCTACTAGAAAAATACACGGCTGAGCCCATTGACGACTCCTCAGAGGAATTTGTTAACTTTGCAGCCATTTTAGAACAAATCCTCAGTCACCGTTTCAAAGGTGAGCACCTCCTCTACCCACTCCAAaacttcccctcctccccacctaTAGGTTCCAGGCTACAACTCTCAGCCACTTCAATCCTTTGCAACAGCCTTGGGGACTCCTCATAGCTTTCTTCTTAAGCCTgttcctccctcccacctccttcacacacatacacatacatacacatccaGGGCAGATGGAGGGGGATTCTGGGGGTGCAAGTTCAAATAGGCAGGCAGGTTTTTACTCATACCCCACCTAGCTCTGAGTAACACATAGTTCAAAACACAAAGTTGCATAGTAAATACATGAACGTACAGCTTGTAGATGCCTATTTCATACATTCATGAATTCCATAAATAAACACAAATGACTGTATGTCTATACCTTTCATCCTCCTGGCCTTGGTGGGCCCTATCCAAGGTGTTTCTGGCCCAATCTCTATCTCCCCCCTACCCCTAGGCCCTGTCAGCTGGTTCAGCTCTGATGGACAGAGGGGCTTCTGGGACTACATCCGGCTGGCCTGTAGCAAGGTGCCCAACAACTGTGTGAGCAGCATTGAGAACATGGAGAACATTAGCACAGCTCGtgccaaggtggggggggagatTGACCCAGTGACTCCATTAGGTGCCTGGGTCAGGGAGTCAATGCAAAAATAGGTGGATATTAGGGAGGCCTACAATGGAGAGGGAAGTGTAATTGCCTTTTGTGCCCAGTTATAAAGGAAGACTATGGCTAAAGGACTGTGTGCCAGGCCAAGGACTATGTGGCAGGGAGGCTTAGATAACTAATTGTATTATCAGCTTTCCTTCCATGGATCCAAGAAGCAACCAAGCCCTTGGGTTTTCCCTATCCCTCCCACATCCCCTTATATAGAGCCTAGACATCTCCACCCCTAACCTCCCCAGAGTAGGTGAGTAGAGACAAAGAGAACAACCTTAGAGATGAGAGGCACATGTCTGTtcctttggggggaggggggcactCCTCCACTGTCTCCTTCTCCAGGGACAGCATATGATGAGCTATGGTTTTAGGGCCGAGCTTGGATCCGGGTGGCATTGATGGAGAAACGGATGTCAGAATATATCTCCACAGCCCTTCGGGATACCCGGACAACCAGGTCAGAGCCCTGCTGAGCCCTCCTACCTCTAAAGACTACAAGCCCCAGCATGCACAGCTTTCCTCTCCTCTAGGCCTCCTTAGCTCTTGCACTCTTGCAGACCTTACATCCATTTCCCAGCTACTTTGATACACTGTGGGAGGATAAGGCCTGGGTTGCAGGGATTTCCTGAAGGCTTCTCCTGCTTAGGGATGCTCCAAGGCAGAAAGGGAGAGTGTCTGAGGATGTGGAGAACCAACATGTGCTCCCCATGATGTCCCCAAAtccattttttcattctcatGCAGTCACACCTTCCCTCCTAAGCTCTGGAAGTGAGGCTTTGAGCTGACAGGTTGGAGAGGAGGACATGTCCtccctgccttcagggaactGGAACTGGCTGATGGGTGGGGAGGTAGGATGGAGGAACACATTCTATTGCCCAGCAGTGAAGACTACACTTGTGTAGGGACAGTCAGACAGGAAAAGCCAGGAAAGGGGTGTCAGCTGCAGAGTAGAGGGAGGATGGACATGCCTAGAGCCTATTTCATCTGCTGGAAAATGGGTGGTGAGAAAAACCCTTTGCCAATctaaaaaccccaaatggaaagCTATTATGAGTCTGAGATGGGAGAATCCTGGAGGAGACAAATAGGGTGGGAAGAGCCCCTTGGGAGGAAGGGCTGAAGCCTGTTGGGCAGGAGTCATCACAGTGtttcccccaccccagaaggTTCTATGATGCTGGGGCCATCATGCTTCGGGAGGAATCTGCAGTACTTACAGGGATGCTGATTGGACTTAGTGCCATTGATTTCAGGTTGGTCTGaatttctccccccaaaaaacacccCTCCTCTCCAGCTgacctccctctcctcttcccttcctttgcccaTCCCTCTCCTATAGCCTCTAGCCCCTCCAGTCACACCCACTCACCTGCAGGTTTCTTTGTCTCAGCTTCTGTCTGAAGGGAGAGGTGATGGATGGGAAAACTCCAGTTGTGATTGATTACACTCCCTACTTGAAGTTCACTCAGAGGTGAGATTCCTCATTGCCACCTGCCAGGGATCCTGCCCATTAAACCAGAGTTGTGGGGGCAAGAAAAAGAGGATGAACCAAGACTTCTCCCAACAGGGTTCAGCCTTGGGTTGGATGCTCCTACCTCTCAAACTGCACAATCTCTCCCACCCAAAAGAAGGATCTCAGTTGCCAGTTCTCATCCCTCTGCCCTCCCTGcaggtgtgggggggggggtgataatgCCAAGGTGGATTTGTATCTTGCCTCCCAAATGAAGTGTTTTGGACTTAGCCCTGCCAGAGGCATTAAGACAGGGAAGGGATGGTGGTAGTACTGGTGTGCTTAACTCAGTCCCTATCCTTCCAGTTACGATTACTTGACTGATGAAGAAGAGAGACACAGTGTCGAGAGCAGTACCAGTGAAGACAACTCACCCGAGCACCCCTATATGCCCCTAGTGACTGATGAGGACAGTTGGTACAGCAAGTGGCACAAAATGGAGCAGAAGTTTCGAATTGTTTATGCCCAGAAGGTGTCCAAGCATTGGGATAGGGATGGGCAAGGGGGTGGGGATGACTACTTCAACTCCTCCCCTAAGACTGGCTCAAGGCAAGCCAGGTGGCAGACCAGGACTTCCCTCTGGGCCCAAACTAAGCAGGTCTCCTGGGTCTCTTCTCCCCTAGGGCTACTTGGAGGAGCTTGTGCGACTTAGAGAATCACAGCTAAAGGATCTGGAAGCAGAAAACAAGCGGCTGCAGCTACAGCTGGAGGAGGCAACTGTGCAGAATCAGCTGGAGAAACGGGAGCTGGAAGGGGTCATCCTGGAGCTGCAAGAGCAACTGTGAGTGTTCCTGGAAGGCTTCCAGCTGCTCCCTGATGCCTTCTATCTCCAATGCATCTACTGCCCATCCTTTTTTACCCATCTGCCCTCAGCATCCTTGGCTCTCCCAATATCACCCTTAGGCCTTTCACTGATGTTACCTTGACCCTGAGCTTTCCTTCTAACCTCCCATCACGTTTCATCCCTGTCCTTCCCAAATCCATTTTCACATATACATTAGCTTCCAAGGCCCCAAGTATCACACCTAGCTCTTAACTTCACATCAGTCTGATCCTCAAGCCTCAACACCTTCCAGACCCACCAGTAATCCTAAACCCCTCAATCTGTTTCTTTGCTTTGACCATGATTGCCCTCCAAGTCTGACCCCCCTTTCTCCCCCAGGACAGGCCTGATCCCTTGTGAAAATGCCCCACTAGCCCAGGTCTCCAAGGAGCTCACTTCATCACCACAGTGGCCATCACTGGGGACACTCAATGGGAATGAGTCAGGGAATGACCCCAAGATCTACCGGAGGTAACAGTAAGGCCAGGCTTTCTCTCCCTCTGGGGTTCTGGGTTAAGGGCCCTGTCTTAAGAGTAGAGGCCTGAGCATTTAGacagctggggtggggggtgtgGGGGTGACAAGAGATGCTGCTGGTGGCCCCTTTGTAGGGCAGAGGTTAAGATTGTTGGGGGGTGAATCCTACCCATCTATCTGCCCACCTGACAGACACAGCTTTATGAGCACTGAACAGCTGTCTGCCGAGGCCAGCCTGAGCTCTGATTCCCAGCGGCTAGGAGAGGGCAAACGGGACCGGGAACCCTGGGGCCCCATTGGTGAGTCCCCTTAAAACCTCCACCCCCAAGAGTGCTGCcattcccccttcttccctcatGAGCAAAGAATTTGCAGCTTCACCTGCCTTTCTTCTTAGGGAAGGACCCCACACCCTCCATGCTAGGCCTCTGTGGCTCCCTGGCCTCCATTCCCAGCTGCAAATCCCTGGCAAGCTTCAAATCCAACGAGTGCCTCGTGAGTGACAGTCCAGAAGGCAGCCCAGCCCTGAGTCCTAGCTGAACAGGCACTGCCCACATGGACACGTGCCCCCCCCCACTTGTGGATGATGAGGCCAACCTTTCCCAACCTCCACCCATCATTACTCCTCCCTTCCCACTGAAGAACCACAGCTGATCTGGCAGCTTGGGAGGAAGGGGTGAGCTGGGGATGCATCAAAACCTCCTGGCCTGGGGAAGACTGCAGTGCCACTGGGAatatgggaagggaggaggggaaaggccCTGGATGAATCCATGCTTCTCCCCTATCCTTCCATCAGGTTCTTGGGGAAAGGTTTGGGCAGTTTCCTGGAAGTTGTCTCCCCTCCCTAAAACCTGGGGAACTGGGTTAACAGGACCCACTCCTTACCACTTGtctcttgtctgtctctctggAAACCCTTGGGCCATTCATCCCCTTCCCCAGCCCCCTGAGTGGTTCAGTGGAGGGgaagaggcaaaaataaaaaagttgaagaaatgtTGTGACTGGTTTATGGAGCTAGGGATGTGTACACAAGGTTGTGTGTGGAGGCTGCTATCACTCAACTCTAGCAAGAAACAGTTCCTGCTCCTAAGGGTCCAGGAGCCTCCTGGCCCATTGATTGGGCTGCTTGCCCCTTACAAACAACAAAAGTCAAAGCCAAGAGTACAGCAAAACATAATCTTTGGATCTAAAGAATTCAACAATTAGAAGATTTAAGACAAAGGACCAGGGACTGGAAAAGATGTCCAGAGGAGAAAACAAAGGGCAACTGCAGATTCTGTTCCTAAGGAAGGAGAGGGTGTGAATTAGGGAACTGGGGGCATTTGGTCtgaaggaaaatgggaagaaaacatGTAGGAAGAGGGGAGTTTTGTTCCCTGTATGGTGCCCTAGTATTGCCAGGTAGGAGGGAAAAGTGGAGTGGGCATCTTGCTCACCCCTGGTCATAGTGAACAAAAGGTGGCCCTCTGCCCCATAACTCTCGTGATAAGGAAAGTTTGTTTGAGTCCCCTCTTCCTGAAGAGGGTCATAGCTGGTCTGCTCAGGAGCCCCTGAGGGTTGGTAGTTTCCAtctctcccactctcccttcAAGGTCCCCGAGGGCATTTTTCCAAGTTCATCCTCTGGAAAAAATTTTTGCTAAATTCATATGTGCTGATCATGatggcacaggagggagctgctTTGATGATCCGTGGGAGGAAGCCTTGGGGAAAGAGCATAGGAGGAAGTCTGGAGTTAAAACCTGGACAGAGAACTCCAGGCCTGGAACTCAGGCTtcactttctccctccctctgaaGATTCCCCTATTTCTGAAGCACCTGCCTTAGCCCTGGATGCTCACCTGCAAAGAGTCCTCTGGCCCCAGACTCAGCTTGAATTCTTCGGAGCAGCAGCCAGGTGGAGGGGGAACGTGGAGATGTCACTGCAAAAGGAGTGGAGGGAAGGGCACAGTGAGCTAAGCAAAGGACACAAATGCCTGGTGGCTCTGAGGGCCCGGGCATCAGTACCACCTTATGCTCCCACCTCCCTGCCCAACCTCCAGTTGTGCTGGGTCTTTCAGAAAACCTCAGCCTTAGCCAGCACAGTATTGTGCCTACCACATAAAAGGTAATTAATGTTTACTGCCTGACCTCTCAAAGCTCCTAGAGTTCCCAGCTCCATCTGACGCTGAGTTTTCACCACGTCAAAAGGCAGTGTCAGCACAGCAGCCAcctgggaaggggaagagaaagctATTACACCCCTGCCTTGTCCCTTCCCCTCTAGTAACATCTTTCCAAGCTGACACCCCTTGAACCCCCACCCTCCAAAGATAAACAGGAGTGGTGTGTGAGAACAGAAAACGGGGGTGAGGAACTCTGTCTTCATGAATTTtgccaccctgggcaagtctccaGACCTCTCTGGGCCTAAagtttttcatcatctctacaTGTACAAAACTTAAGATAGGAGACTTCCTCCTATGCTCCTTCCCCAAGGTTTCCTCCCACGGATCATCAGCTACCCCCACCCATCCCCTCCCCCCTGTTGTGCACTCACTGTTCCAGAGAAAGCTCCAGCCACAAAGCTGATACTGACTGAAGTCCGATCTTTGGCTGCCATCTTACAGAGCCATGTCTTCACTAACTCATAGTTAAACCAGTATAAGGCTAGAAGAAAGAGTGGGGATGGGGCTCAGCAAGGGTTGGGGGTAAGAAGATCAAGAAGTATCCTGAGGTGGGCAAGATGGATTGATTCATGGACTAAGTGAGACAGCAGAGTCCTGCTATCTCTCCCAACCACCCTAGGGCCATTTGTCCCACAAAGGCCTCCAGCTTCCCATTTCATTTGCATCCCAATCCCACCCTAGCCTTTCATCCCAACTCTTCTATCTTACCTTCCACCccaattcccaaactcccaagtacCTGAAAAAGGCACATCCCTCAATGCAGTGGCACCCCAGCCAAGCCACAGAGAGCGCCAGCCTCCCTGAGACACTGCTGCCCTGACACAGGCCCCAAGTTCCCGGTAGGACAGATGCTGGGCCTGAAGTTTTGTTCTCACCAGCTCCAGGGGGCTGATCACAGTCACAGTGCCCACTGCAAAATGGTGGAAAAGGGTGTCAGGGCAATGATGGCCAGAGTTAAAAGAAGCAGGCAGTCCAGGAACTGGACAGTAGTGGGGGAAGCTGAGCCTGTCAGACCAGGAGCATTAAAAACCACTAGTGGGGGATGGGAGAGGAAGGTGAGATGAGATTTTGGAAGAATCAAGATCACAGAAGAGGAATCGGGGTCTAAGGTGTTTATACTACTTAGAACTTCCCAATCCTCCCTCAATCTTAGCCTAAGGGACATAGACTACTCACATCGGGCCATGGCTCCTGCCACCATGGGGGCACAGATGTCAGAAGTCACAGCTCGGCTGCATAAAAAACCCTTGAGCTGGTCATAGGTGGTAAAATAGATGGCGGTGGCAGGCACTGTCATCACTCTGTTGGAAAGTTACATTGGCAGAAGGGTGGTAAAATGTCTGCTCACTCCAGGTCCTGCCCCATCCCTTTGCTCCCACTGTGGAAGCCAATGAGTGGGAGGAATAAACCATCCACTATGATTTGTCCTATTCAATCAAACCTCTCACCCACCAACCCATAAGTCAGGAAAAGAGACAGGAGTTAAGAAAGGACCAAGGCAGAGCCCAGAAAAATCCTCACAGAGTTGCAGGAAGACCACTCCAAAGGGTCCTGGCCCCCTCATGGCGAGTGATTTTCACAAAGGCGTCCTGGGCAGGTGAGAAACAGAGGGAGAAAATGGGGTTACTGAAAGATGGAAGCTTGGCATTCTGGTCCCCTCACAGATACCCCAAAGGAGAGACAAGAGGTTCCCATCTGGGATTAGTCCTGAGAATCCAAACTTTTAACTATCCTTACTCAGCCATCCCTGACATAGTCCTCCTTGACCAAAAGACCACCCCAAAGATGTCATACACAGAGGCTCACCATGGTTCCTGTGAAGTAGGTGGGATGTTGATACCAGACGGCACAACGAGAACCATTCTGACACAAATAGAGGGGCTCTAGAATGCCATTGCAGTAAAGCATACACttccctggaggcaggaagagaaCAGAACAGGTGCAGGGATGAGGGTCATAAGTAGGACTGCCTCCCCCAAGGGCCCAGGACAtggagtgtgtgtggggggggggggggctgctgacTGAAGCAGGATGAGATTGAAGATAAAAACAGgagacatttttcttttggtctagAACTATGATTTCATGGGCAGGGTGGGACTCCAGGTGTGAAAATTCCTTCCACCAATGCAGGCTGGCAACCATCTCTAACTTGCAGTTCCAAAGAGGGTCCAGAAGAacgacttgtccaaagtcacaaaaacAGCATTTCTCAGAGGCAGGACTAGAACCCCAGGCCTATTGATGACCACTTTTCATTCCCTATGTTGTGGGGCCTCTCAAGCCCTACAATCTCCAACCTCCACCAATCCCAACTTTAAACCTAATTTGCTGGTTGGACAACCATTAGAACCAAATAGACTTACATTTAGTATAGGGGATGCTCCAGGATCCCTGGGTCTGTGCCAGTCCTGGAATATAAAGACCCACCAACCATTGGGCAACTTCAATGCTTACCAGTCCCTAGGGTTGCATGTGCTCCCCTCCACCCCACACCCATTCAGAACTACAGTTGGGGGAAGGGCATTTGGAAGAGCAGATTCTCCTGGCCTATGGCCCACCACCCTCCCCCAGCTCAGTTCAGTTAGGCACTCACCACTGGAGGGAGAAGGGCGCTGGGACTGTAGTCGAACCTTCACCACATCCAGCGGGGTCACTGAGGAAACAGGGACAACTTTGAAGGCTCTTAACCCGACTCCAATCCCACGACCCCGATCTGTGACCTGCCCCACACTTCCTTACTGAAAATAGAGGTAACGAGGGCCCCTGTGCCAGATGCCACCATCTGCTGCAGGGGGCTGATGCCCCCAGGTGCCTTCTCTGCCATTATACTGCCTCTTGCCTGTAAAACATCGTTGAGAATGTATGGGTTCCACCAGAAATCCAGAGGGTTGGGGAAGGTTGGCACCCGGTTAGCACCTGCTCCTTCCTCCTGTCAAGTCCCACAAGTCTCAGCTACAACCTGACACCCTCCTGGGCTGGCCAGACgttacccctcctccccccaacacaTACATGTGTGGCCCACGGTAACTGCCCTCAGCATTTG from Macrotis lagotis isolate mMagLag1 chromosome 2, bilby.v1.9.chrom.fasta, whole genome shotgun sequence includes these protein-coding regions:
- the SLC25A39 gene encoding mitochondrial glutathione transporter SLC25A39 isoform X2, which gives rise to MAEKAPGGISPLQQMVASGTGALVTSIFMTPLDVVKVRLQSQRPSPSSGLAQTQGSWSIPYTKWKCMLYCNGILEPLYLCQNGSRCAVWYQHPTYFTGTMDAFVKITRHEGARTLWSGLPATLVMTVPATAIYFTTYDQLKGFLCSRAVTSDICAPMVAGAMARLGTVTVISPLELVRTKLQAQHLSYRELGACVRAAVSQGGWRSLWLGWGATALRDVPFSALYWFNYELVKTWLCKMAAKDRTSVSISFVAGAFSGTVAAVLTLPFDVVKTQRQMELGTLGALRVTSPRSPSTWLLLRRIQAESGARGLFAGFLPRIIKAAPSCAIMISTYEFSKNFFQRMNLEKCPRGP
- the RUNDC3A gene encoding RUN domain-containing protein 3A isoform X2, with product MESSCVQSTMALGLSSKKASSRNVAVERRNLITVCRFSVKTLLEKYTAEPIDDSSEEFVNFAAILEQILSHRFKGPVSWFSSDGQRGFWDYIRLACSKVPNNCVSSIENMENISTARAKGRAWIRVALMEKRMSEYISTALRDTRTTRRFYDAGAIMLREESAVLTGMLIGLSAIDFSFCLKGEVMDGKTPVVIDYTPYLKFTQSYDYLTDEEERHSVESSTSEDNSPEHPYMPLVTDEDSWYSKWHKMEQKFRIVYAQKGYLEELVRLRESQLKDLEAENKRLQLQLEEATVQNQLEKRELEGVILELQEQLTGLIPCENAPLAQVSKELTSSPQWPSLGTLNGNESGNDPKIYRREGPHTLHARPLWLPGLHSQLQIPGKLQIQRVPRE
- the SLC25A39 gene encoding mitochondrial glutathione transporter SLC25A39 isoform X1; amino-acid sequence: MLRARGSIMAEKAPGGISPLQQMVASGTGALVTSIFMTPLDVVKVRLQSQRPSPSSGLAQTQGSWSIPYTKWKCMLYCNGILEPLYLCQNGSRCAVWYQHPTYFTGTMDAFVKITRHEGARTLWSGLPATLVMTVPATAIYFTTYDQLKGFLCSRAVTSDICAPMVAGAMARLGTVTVISPLELVRTKLQAQHLSYRELGACVRAAVSQGGWRSLWLGWGATALRDVPFSALYWFNYELVKTWLCKMAAKDRTSVSISFVAGAFSGTVAAVLTLPFDVVKTQRQMELGTLGALRVTSPRSPSTWLLLRRIQAESGARGLFAGFLPRIIKAAPSCAIMISTYEFSKNFFQRMNLEKCPRGP
- the RUNDC3A gene encoding RUN domain-containing protein 3A isoform X1, encoding MESSCVQSTMALGLSSKKASSRNVAVERRNLITVCRFSVKTLLEKYTAEPIDDSSEEFVNFAAILEQILSHRFKGPVSWFSSDGQRGFWDYIRLACSKVPNNCVSSIENMENISTARAKGRAWIRVALMEKRMSEYISTALRDTRTTRRFYDAGAIMLREESAVLTGMLIGLSAIDFSFCLKGEVMDGKTPVVIDYTPYLKFTQSYDYLTDEEERHSVESSTSEDNSPEHPYMPLVTDEDSWYSKWHKMEQKFRIVYAQKGYLEELVRLRESQLKDLEAENKRLQLQLEEATVQNQLEKRELEGVILELQEQLTGLIPCENAPLAQVSKELTSSPQWPSLGTLNGNESGNDPKIYRRHSFMSTEQLSAEASLSSDSQRLGEGKRDREPWGPIGKDPTPSMLGLCGSLASIPSCKSLASFKSNECLVSDSPEGSPALSPS